In Pseudomonas sp. GCEP-101, one DNA window encodes the following:
- the ispG gene encoding flavodoxin-dependent (E)-4-hydroxy-3-methylbut-2-enyl-diphosphate synthase: MHCESPIKRRPSRKIWVGNVPVGGDAPIAVQSMTNTDTLDVAATVAQIRRLEDAGADIVRVSVPDMDAAEAFGKIKQQVKVPLVADIHFDYKIALRVAELGVDCLRINPGNIGREDRVKAVVDAARERNIPIRIGVNAGSLEKDLQKKYGEPTPEALLESAMRHVDHLDRLDFQNFKVSVKASDVFMAVAAYRLLAKQIEQPLHLGITEAGGLRSGTVKSAVGLGMLLAEGIGDTIRISLAADPVEEIKVGFDILKSLRLRSRGINFIACPSCSRQNFDVVKTMNELEGRLEDLLVPLDVAVIGCVVNGPGEAKEAHIGLTGGTPSNLIYIDGKPAQKLQNDNLVDELERLIREKAAEKAEADAALIVRG, translated from the coding sequence ATGCATTGCGAGTCTCCGATCAAACGTCGCCCGTCCCGCAAGATCTGGGTCGGTAACGTGCCGGTGGGTGGGGATGCCCCCATCGCCGTGCAGAGCATGACCAACACCGACACCCTGGATGTGGCGGCCACCGTGGCCCAGATCCGCCGTCTGGAAGACGCCGGCGCCGACATCGTCCGCGTCTCCGTGCCGGACATGGACGCTGCCGAGGCCTTCGGCAAGATCAAGCAGCAGGTCAAGGTACCGCTGGTTGCCGACATCCACTTCGACTACAAGATCGCCCTGCGCGTGGCCGAACTGGGCGTCGACTGCCTGCGCATCAACCCCGGCAACATCGGCCGCGAAGACCGCGTCAAAGCCGTGGTGGATGCCGCCCGCGAGCGCAACATCCCGATCCGCATCGGCGTCAACGCCGGTTCCCTGGAGAAGGACCTGCAGAAGAAGTACGGCGAGCCGACCCCCGAGGCGCTGCTGGAATCGGCCATGCGCCACGTCGATCACCTCGACCGCCTGGATTTCCAGAACTTCAAGGTCAGCGTGAAGGCCTCCGACGTGTTCATGGCGGTGGCCGCCTACCGCCTGCTGGCCAAGCAGATCGAACAACCCCTGCACCTGGGCATCACCGAGGCCGGTGGCCTGCGTTCGGGCACCGTGAAGTCCGCCGTCGGCCTGGGCATGCTGCTCGCCGAAGGCATCGGCGACACCATCCGCATCTCGCTGGCCGCCGACCCGGTGGAAGAGATCAAGGTCGGCTTCGACATCCTCAAGTCGCTGCGCCTGCGCTCCCGTGGCATCAACTTCATCGCCTGCCCGAGCTGCTCGCGGCAGAACTTCGATGTGGTCAAGACCATGAACGAGCTGGAAGGCCGCCTGGAAGACCTGCTGGTGCCGCTGGACGTCGCCGTGATCGGCTGCGTGGTCAATGGCCCGGGTGAAGCCAAGGAGGCGCACATCGGCCTCACCGGCGGCACCCCGAGCAACCTGATCTACATCGACGGCAAGCCGGCGCAGAAGCTGCAGAACGATAACCTGGTGGATGAGCTGGAACGGCTGATCCGCGAAAAAGCGGCCGAGAAGGCCGAGGCCGACGCCGCACTCATCGTGCGCGGCTGA
- the rlmN gene encoding 23S rRNA (adenine(2503)-C(2))-methyltransferase RlmN, with translation MTDTAVKANLLGMTKPQLEEFFESIGEKRFRAGQVMQWIHHFGALEFSAMTNVGKALREKLEAVAEIRPPEIVSQDISADGTRKWVVRVASGSCVETVYIPQGGRGTLCVSSQAGCALDCSFCSTGKQGFNSDLTSAEIIGQVWIANQSFGTIPGKIDRAITNVVMMGMGEPLLNFDNVVSAMSIMMEDLGYGISKRKVTLSTSGVVPMIDKLAEVTDVSLALSLHAPNDELRNKLVPINKKYPLEMLLDSCYRYITRLGKERVLTVEYTLLAGVNDQPEHAEQLIALLKDFPCKINLIPFNPFPHSGYERPSNNAIRRFQDMLHKSGFNVTVRTTRGDDIDAACGQLVGQVMDRTRRSERYIAVRQLAADAEQAPTNANRN, from the coding sequence ATGACTGATACCGCTGTAAAGGCCAACCTGCTGGGCATGACCAAGCCCCAGCTCGAGGAATTCTTCGAGTCCATCGGTGAAAAGCGCTTCCGCGCCGGCCAGGTGATGCAATGGATTCACCACTTTGGCGCCCTGGAATTCAGCGCCATGACGAACGTCGGCAAGGCCTTGCGCGAAAAGCTCGAGGCCGTTGCCGAAATTCGTCCCCCGGAGATCGTCAGCCAGGACATTTCCGCTGACGGTACCCGCAAGTGGGTGGTGCGCGTGGCCTCGGGCAGTTGCGTCGAGACCGTGTACATCCCGCAAGGCGGCCGCGGCACCCTGTGCGTGTCGTCCCAGGCCGGTTGCGCGCTGGACTGCAGCTTCTGCTCCACCGGCAAGCAAGGCTTCAACAGCGACCTGACTTCCGCCGAGATCATCGGCCAGGTCTGGATCGCCAACCAATCGTTCGGGACCATCCCGGGCAAGATCGACCGTGCCATCACCAACGTGGTGATGATGGGCATGGGCGAGCCGCTGCTGAACTTCGACAACGTCGTGAGCGCCATGAGCATCATGATGGAAGACCTCGGCTACGGTATTTCCAAGCGCAAGGTGACCCTGTCCACCTCCGGCGTGGTGCCGATGATCGACAAGCTCGCCGAGGTGACCGACGTGTCCCTGGCCCTGTCGCTGCACGCCCCCAACGACGAACTGCGCAACAAGCTGGTACCGATCAACAAGAAGTACCCGCTCGAAATGCTCCTCGACTCCTGCTACCGCTACATCACGCGCCTGGGCAAGGAGCGCGTGCTGACCGTGGAGTACACCCTGCTGGCCGGCGTCAACGACCAGCCCGAGCATGCTGAGCAGCTGATCGCACTGCTCAAGGATTTCCCTTGCAAGATCAACCTGATTCCGTTTAATCCGTTCCCGCATTCGGGCTACGAGCGGCCGAGCAACAACGCCATCCGCCGTTTCCAGGACATGCTGCACAAGAGCGGCTTCAACGTGACCGTTCGCACCACCCGCGGCGACGACATCGACGCCGCCTGTGGCCAGTTGGTGGGCCAGGTGATGGACCGCACCCGCCGCAGCGAACGCTATATCGCCGTACGACAGCTGGCCGCGGATGCCGAACAGGCTCCGACCAACGCCAATCGAAACTGA
- the ndk gene encoding nucleoside-diphosphate kinase, with the protein MALQRTFSIIKPDAVSKNVIGEILTRFEKAGLRVVASKMVQLSEREAGGFYAEHKERPFFKDLVAFMTSGPVVVQVLEGEDAILRNRELMGATDPKKADAGTIRADFAVSIDENAVHGSDSEASAAREIAYFFSSTEVCERIR; encoded by the coding sequence ATGGCCCTGCAACGTACCTTCTCCATCATCAAGCCCGACGCCGTTTCCAAGAACGTCATCGGCGAAATCCTGACCCGCTTCGAGAAAGCCGGCCTGCGCGTTGTCGCTTCCAAGATGGTTCAGCTGTCCGAGCGCGAAGCTGGCGGCTTCTACGCCGAGCACAAAGAGCGTCCCTTCTTCAAGGACCTGGTTGCCTTCATGACCTCCGGCCCGGTCGTCGTTCAGGTTCTGGAAGGCGAAGACGCCATCCTGCGCAACCGTGAGCTGATGGGCGCCACCGATCCGAAGAAAGCCGACGCCGGCACCATCCGCGCCGACTTCGCCGTTTCCATCGACGAGAACGCCGTACACGGTTCCGACTCGGAAGCTTCCGCTGCTCGCGAAATCGCTTACTTCTTCTCCAGCACCGAGGTGTGCGAGCGCATTCGCTGA
- a CDS encoding helix-turn-helix domain-containing protein → MMNTSQADVIGTTRANPGEALRQARENKGWSTAQVAGQLNLTESALRQLEQGSFDQLPGHTFARGYVRAYAKLLGMDQAQMVQAFDQYTGTDATGSSVHSLGRVVEPVRLSRNLLRLFSLALLAVLIAFGYFWWQERSARPAETGALNMEHVEVESADGTTEIHTLDEPEDQAVAEDQANTPAVPSEPAGDNGSNEAPAEAAPSTPAAPGAPAVADSAPAQAPAVPAQQPAVQPAAPTAPVAPAASTEAPAAPVVAAAGQGVVKVQFSADCWTQVTDADGKVVLEGLKRKGDSLEVAAKAPVQLRLGFAQGAQVSYNGQPVEVTPARGGTARLKLGGQ, encoded by the coding sequence ATGATGAATACGTCGCAGGCCGATGTCATCGGCACGACCCGCGCCAACCCTGGCGAAGCACTGCGCCAGGCGCGCGAGAACAAGGGCTGGAGCACCGCGCAGGTCGCGGGCCAGCTGAACCTGACCGAGAGCGCCCTGCGCCAGCTCGAACAGGGCTCTTTCGACCAGTTGCCGGGTCACACCTTCGCGCGCGGCTACGTGCGCGCCTACGCCAAGCTGCTGGGCATGGACCAGGCCCAGATGGTCCAGGCCTTCGACCAGTACACCGGCACCGATGCCACCGGCAGCAGCGTGCACAGCCTCGGCCGCGTCGTCGAGCCGGTGCGCCTGTCGCGCAACCTGCTGCGCCTGTTCAGCCTGGCCCTGCTGGCCGTGCTGATCGCCTTCGGCTACTTCTGGTGGCAGGAACGCTCCGCGCGCCCGGCCGAAACCGGCGCCCTGAACATGGAGCACGTCGAGGTCGAGAGCGCCGACGGCACCACCGAGATCCATACCCTCGACGAGCCGGAAGACCAGGCTGTCGCCGAGGATCAGGCCAATACGCCAGCGGTTCCGAGCGAACCGGCCGGCGATAACGGCAGCAACGAGGCGCCGGCCGAGGCCGCGCCGTCGACTCCCGCTGCCCCGGGCGCTCCGGCTGTCGCCGATAGCGCTCCGGCCCAGGCCCCGGCCGTGCCGGCGCAGCAACCGGCTGTTCAGCCCGCCGCTCCGACCGCACCGGTGGCCCCGGCCGCCTCGACCGAGGCACCTGCTGCGCCCGTGGTCGCCGCTGCCGGCCAAGGCGTGGTGAAGGTTCAATTCAGCGCCGACTGCTGGACCCAGGTGACCGATGCCGATGGCAAGGTCGTCCTCGAGGGCCTCAAGCGCAAGGGTGATTCGCTGGAAGTCGCCGCCAAGGCGCCGGTTCAGCTGCGTCTGGGCTTCGCCCAGGGCGCCCAGGTCAGCTACAACGGCCAGCCGGTCGAAGTCACGCCGGCGCGCGGCGGCACCGCTCGCCTGAAGTTGGGTGGACAGTAA
- the bamB gene encoding outer membrane protein assembly factor BamB, with the protein MLRWKHVALLALTLMAVGCSSNSKKELPPAELTDFKEEVRLEKQWSRSVGDGQGDLYNLLEPAVDGQTIYAASAEGRVMAMQRESGEVLWKKDLDLPISGAVGVGNGMVLLGTLRGDVIALDSGSGEQKWRAKVTSEVLAAPATNGDVVVVQTQDDKLIGFDASTGNQRWIYEGTVPVLTLRGTGAPLIAGRLALAGLASGKVVAVDVERGLPVWEQRIAIPQGRSELDRVVDIDGGLLLVDNVLYVASYQGRAAALDVGTGRVLWQREASSYVGVAEGTGSVFISQASGTVESLDSRGSSSLWSNDALARRQLSAPAVLSSNVVVGDLEGYVHLLSQVDGRFVGREKVDGDGVRVRPLVVGSWMYVFGNSGKLVAYTIR; encoded by the coding sequence ATGTTGCGTTGGAAACACGTTGCACTGCTGGCACTGACCCTGATGGCTGTGGGTTGCAGCAGCAATAGCAAGAAAGAACTGCCGCCGGCCGAACTGACCGATTTCAAGGAAGAGGTTCGCCTGGAGAAACAGTGGAGCCGCTCCGTCGGTGACGGCCAGGGCGACCTCTACAACCTGCTCGAACCCGCCGTGGATGGCCAGACCATCTACGCCGCGTCTGCCGAAGGCCGCGTCATGGCCATGCAGCGCGAGAGCGGCGAAGTGCTGTGGAAGAAAGATCTCGATCTGCCGATCTCCGGCGCCGTCGGCGTGGGCAACGGCATGGTCCTGCTGGGCACCCTGCGTGGTGACGTGATTGCTCTGGATTCCGGTTCGGGCGAGCAGAAGTGGCGCGCCAAGGTCACCAGCGAAGTGCTGGCAGCCCCGGCCACCAACGGTGACGTGGTGGTGGTGCAGACCCAGGACGACAAGCTGATCGGCTTCGACGCGTCCACCGGCAACCAGCGCTGGATCTACGAAGGCACCGTGCCGGTGCTGACCCTGCGCGGCACTGGCGCTCCGCTGATCGCCGGCCGTCTGGCCCTGGCGGGCCTGGCCAGCGGCAAGGTCGTCGCCGTGGATGTGGAGCGCGGCCTGCCGGTCTGGGAGCAGCGCATCGCCATCCCGCAAGGCCGTTCCGAACTGGACCGCGTCGTCGATATCGACGGTGGCCTGCTGCTGGTGGACAACGTTCTCTACGTCGCCAGCTACCAGGGCCGCGCCGCGGCGCTGGACGTCGGCACCGGCCGCGTTCTCTGGCAGCGTGAAGCGTCCAGCTACGTCGGCGTCGCCGAAGGTACCGGCAGCGTGTTCATCAGCCAGGCCAGCGGCACCGTGGAAAGCCTCGACTCCCGTGGCTCGTCCTCGCTGTGGAGCAACGACGCGCTGGCTCGCCGCCAGCTGTCCGCTCCGGCCGTGCTGTCGAGCAACGTGGTCGTCGGCGACCTGGAAGGTTACGTGCACCTGCTCAGCCAGGTGGACGGTCGTTTCGTCGGCCGCGAGAAGGTCGATGGTGACGGCGTGCGGGTTCGCCCGCTGGTAGTCGGCAGCTGGATGTACGTGTTCGGCAACAGCGGCAAGCTGGTCGCCTACACGATTCGCTAA
- the der gene encoding ribosome biogenesis GTPase Der — protein sequence MVPVIALVGRPNVGKSTLFNRLTRTRDAIVAEYAGLTRDRQYGEAKWQGKKFIVIDTGGISGDEEGIDAKMAEQSLQAIEEADAVLFMVDSRAGLTAADEMIADHLRKKNKRTYLVANKVDTVDPDIARAEFSPLALGHAIPIAAAHGRGITQMLQEALGEMFAPEPEAPEDNDLPGELEEVAEGEEAKRIPGPSEKDGIKIAIIGRPNVGKSTLVNRMLGEERVIVYDQAGTTRDSIYIPFERNEEKYTLIDTAGVRRRGKIFEAVEKFSVVKTLQAIQDANVVIFVMDAREGVVEHDLNLLGFVLETGRALVIALNKWDGMESAEREYVKTELERRLMFADFADIHFISALHGTGVGHLYKSVQDSFRSAVTRWPTSKLTQILEDAIQVHQPPMVNGRRIKLRYAHLGGANPPLIVIHGNQVDAVPKAYTRYLEKTFRRVLKLVGTPIRIEYKGGDNPFEGKKTQLTDRQVNKKRRLMSHHKKAEKKKKDKRK from the coding sequence ATGGTTCCCGTAATAGCCCTGGTGGGCCGCCCGAACGTCGGCAAGTCCACCCTGTTCAACCGCCTGACCCGCACCCGTGACGCCATCGTCGCCGAGTACGCAGGGCTGACCCGCGACCGCCAGTACGGCGAGGCCAAGTGGCAGGGCAAGAAATTCATCGTCATCGATACCGGTGGTATTTCCGGTGACGAAGAGGGTATCGATGCCAAGATGGCCGAGCAGTCGCTGCAGGCCATCGAAGAGGCCGACGCCGTCCTGTTCATGGTGGATTCCCGCGCCGGCCTCACCGCCGCCGACGAGATGATCGCCGACCACCTGCGCAAGAAGAACAAGCGCACCTACCTGGTGGCGAACAAGGTCGACACCGTCGACCCGGACATCGCCCGCGCCGAGTTCAGCCCCCTGGCCCTGGGCCACGCGATCCCGATCGCTGCCGCCCACGGCCGTGGCATCACCCAGATGCTCCAGGAAGCGCTGGGCGAAATGTTCGCTCCCGAGCCCGAGGCGCCGGAAGACAACGACCTGCCAGGCGAACTGGAAGAGGTTGCCGAGGGCGAGGAAGCCAAGCGCATCCCCGGCCCGAGCGAGAAGGATGGCATCAAGATCGCCATCATCGGTCGTCCCAACGTCGGCAAGTCCACGCTCGTGAACCGCATGCTCGGTGAAGAGCGGGTGATCGTCTACGACCAGGCGGGCACCACGCGCGACAGCATCTACATCCCCTTCGAGCGCAACGAAGAGAAGTACACCCTGATCGACACCGCCGGCGTGCGCCGTCGCGGCAAGATCTTCGAGGCGGTGGAAAAGTTCTCGGTGGTGAAGACGCTGCAGGCGATCCAGGACGCCAACGTGGTCATCTTCGTCATGGACGCCCGCGAAGGCGTGGTCGAACACGACCTCAACCTGCTCGGCTTCGTGCTGGAGACCGGCCGCGCGCTGGTCATCGCGCTGAACAAGTGGGACGGCATGGAGTCGGCCGAGCGCGAGTACGTGAAGACCGAGCTGGAGCGCCGGCTGATGTTCGCTGACTTCGCCGACATCCACTTCATCTCCGCCTTGCACGGCACCGGCGTTGGCCACCTGTACAAGTCGGTGCAGGACTCGTTCCGTTCCGCCGTGACCCGCTGGCCCACCAGCAAGCTCACGCAGATCCTCGAGGACGCCATCCAGGTCCACCAGCCGCCAATGGTCAACGGCCGACGCATCAAGCTGCGCTACGCTCACCTGGGCGGCGCCAACCCGCCGCTGATCGTGATCCACGGCAACCAGGTCGATGCGGTGCCCAAGGCGTACACGCGCTACCTGGAGAAGACCTTCCGCCGCGTGCTGAAGCTGGTCGGTACGCCGATCCGCATCGAGTACAAGGGCGGTGACAACCCGTTCGAGGGCAAGAAGACCCAGCTCACCGATCGCCAGGTCAACAAGAAGCGCCGCCTGATGTCGCACCACAAGAAGGCGGAGAAGAAGAAGAAAGACAAGCGTAAATAA
- the iscX gene encoding Fe-S cluster assembly protein IscX — MSLKWVDVLEIAIQLAESKPDVDPRYVNFVDLHRWVLALPEFSDDPSRGGEKVLEAIQAAWIEEAD; from the coding sequence ATGAGTCTGAAATGGGTTGATGTGCTCGAAATCGCCATCCAGCTGGCCGAGTCCAAGCCGGACGTCGATCCGCGCTACGTGAATTTCGTCGATCTGCACCGCTGGGTGCTGGCATTGCCGGAGTTCAGCGACGATCCTTCCCGCGGTGGGGAAAAGGTCCTGGAAGCCATCCAGGCCGCCTGGATCGAAGAAGCCGACTGA
- a CDS encoding YfgM family protein yields the protein MSNRTEEEQLADIKDWWQRNGMPLLTGAALALIVVFGWQAWKKYQTSQSQGASIIYQALLETALNPSGKPDTAKVAELAGKLTTDFPGTPYAQYGRLFVAKVAVDNGKLDDAALELKAVVDKPVDATLGELARQRLARVLAAQGKAEEGLKLLDGTVDKAYVATREELRGDLLLQLKRNDDARVAYEKAKAALPEDAAVGALQMKLDDLAKGDA from the coding sequence GTGAGTAACCGTACCGAAGAAGAACAACTGGCTGACATCAAGGACTGGTGGCAGCGCAACGGCATGCCCCTGCTGACCGGCGCCGCGCTGGCGCTGATCGTGGTGTTCGGCTGGCAGGCCTGGAAAAAGTACCAGACCAGCCAGTCCCAGGGCGCTTCCATCATTTACCAGGCCCTGCTGGAAACCGCGCTGAACCCGAGCGGCAAGCCCGACACCGCCAAGGTCGCCGAACTGGCCGGCAAGCTGACCACCGACTTCCCCGGCACCCCGTACGCCCAGTACGGCCGCCTGTTCGTCGCCAAGGTCGCGGTGGACAACGGCAAGCTGGACGACGCCGCCCTTGAGCTCAAGGCCGTGGTCGACAAGCCGGTGGACGCCACCCTCGGCGAGCTGGCCCGCCAGCGCCTGGCCCGTGTCCTGGCTGCCCAGGGCAAGGCCGAGGAAGGGCTGAAGCTGCTCGACGGCACTGTCGACAAAGCCTACGTCGCCACCCGCGAAGAACTGCGCGGCGACCTGCTGCTGCAGCTCAAGCGCAATGACGACGCCCGCGTCGCCTACGAGAAGGCCAAGGCCGCGCTGCCTGAAGACGCCGCCGTTGGCGCCCTGCAGATGAAACTCGACGACCTGGCCAAGGGAGACGCCTGA
- the hisS gene encoding histidine--tRNA ligase — MSKSLQAIRGMNDILPDQTPAWRYLERTFAGLLDSYGYSEIRLPILEFTELFARGIGEGTDVVDKEMYTFLDRNGESLTMRPEGTAGCVRAVLEHGLSGGGQVQKLWYTGPMFRYEKPQKGRYRQFHQIGVEVFNLPGPDIDAELIILTWRLWQKLGMADAVTLQLNTLGSSEARARYRDDLVAYLQERFEQLDEDSQRRMTTNPLRILDSKVESTQALLVGAPSLHDYLDDESIAHFEGLKARLDAVGLRYEINQKLVRGLDYYCRTAFEWVTDKLGAQGTVCGGGRYDGLVSQFGGKPTPGVGFAMGVERLVLLLETLGVVPAELNRPADLYVCAFGEPAELAALTLAEKLRDAIPGLRLLVNAGAGSFKSQFKKADKSGAQFAMILGDDELANRVVGFKPLRGEGEQQNIAWDALPEHLAACLQQA; from the coding sequence GTGAGCAAGTCCCTGCAAGCCATCCGTGGCATGAACGACATCCTGCCGGACCAGACCCCGGCCTGGCGTTATCTGGAACGCACCTTCGCCGGCCTGCTGGACAGCTACGGCTACAGCGAGATCCGCCTGCCGATCCTCGAGTTCACCGAACTCTTCGCCCGCGGCATCGGCGAAGGCACCGACGTGGTCGACAAGGAGATGTACACCTTCCTCGACCGCAACGGCGAATCCCTGACCATGCGTCCGGAAGGCACCGCGGGTTGCGTGCGCGCTGTGCTCGAGCACGGCCTGTCCGGCGGTGGCCAGGTACAGAAGTTGTGGTACACCGGCCCGATGTTCCGCTACGAAAAGCCGCAGAAAGGCCGCTACCGCCAGTTCCACCAGATCGGCGTGGAAGTCTTCAACCTGCCCGGCCCGGACATCGACGCCGAGCTGATCATCCTCACCTGGCGCCTGTGGCAGAAGCTGGGCATGGCCGACGCCGTGACCCTGCAGCTGAACACCCTGGGTTCCAGCGAGGCTCGCGCACGTTACCGCGACGACCTGGTGGCCTACCTGCAGGAGCGCTTCGAGCAGCTGGACGAAGACAGTCAGCGCCGCATGACCACCAACCCGCTGCGCATCCTCGACAGCAAGGTGGAAAGCACCCAGGCCCTGCTGGTCGGTGCGCCGAGCCTGCACGACTACCTGGACGACGAGTCGATCGCCCACTTCGAGGGCCTGAAGGCCCGTCTGGATGCGGTCGGCCTGCGCTACGAGATCAACCAGAAGCTGGTGCGCGGCCTGGATTACTACTGCCGCACCGCCTTCGAATGGGTCACCGACAAGCTCGGCGCCCAGGGCACCGTCTGCGGCGGTGGCCGCTACGATGGCCTGGTCAGCCAGTTCGGCGGCAAGCCGACGCCGGGCGTGGGCTTTGCCATGGGCGTGGAGCGCCTGGTGCTGCTGCTGGAAACCCTGGGCGTGGTGCCTGCCGAGCTGAACCGCCCGGCGGATCTCTACGTCTGCGCCTTCGGCGAGCCGGCGGAGCTGGCAGCGCTGACCCTGGCCGAGAAGCTGCGTGATGCCATTCCCGGCTTGCGCCTGCTGGTCAACGCCGGCGCCGGCAGCTTCAAGAGCCAGTTCAAGAAGGCCGACAAGAGTGGCGCACAGTTCGCCATGATTCTGGGTGACGACGAACTGGCCAACCGCGTGGTAGGTTTCAAGCCCCTGCGTGGCGAGGGCGAACAACAGAATATCGCCTGGGATGCTCTGCCCGAGCACCTGGCTGCCTGCCTCCAGCAGGCCTGA
- the pilW gene encoding type IV pilus biogenesis/stability protein PilW, with translation MTLRAALCLLLATVLTGCVTTGKQDPLKTEKGRDEARDAYIQLGIGYLQMGNTEQAKVPLRQALDIDSSSADAHAALAVVYQVEKEPKLAESEFRKALSSRSGDARILNNYAGFLFEQKRYQEAYDTYMKATEDGLYSERSRIFENLGLVSLKLNNRAQAKEFFEKAIRLNRNSTGALLELADLNYQDREYVPARAFYEEYLKRGPQTARSLLLGIRLAKIYDDRDTAASYGLQLKRLYPASPEYQAYQADK, from the coding sequence ATGACCCTGCGCGCCGCGCTGTGCTTACTGTTGGCAACCGTGCTGACGGGTTGCGTGACGACTGGTAAACAGGATCCTCTGAAAACCGAGAAGGGCCGCGACGAGGCCCGGGACGCGTACATCCAGCTCGGTATCGGCTACCTGCAGATGGGCAATACCGAACAGGCCAAGGTGCCGCTGCGCCAGGCGCTGGACATCGATTCCTCCAGCGCCGACGCCCACGCCGCGCTGGCCGTGGTCTACCAGGTGGAGAAAGAGCCCAAGCTGGCCGAGAGCGAGTTCCGCAAGGCGCTGTCCTCGCGCTCGGGCGATGCGCGCATCCTCAACAACTACGCAGGTTTCCTGTTCGAGCAGAAGCGCTACCAGGAAGCCTACGACACCTACATGAAGGCCACCGAGGACGGGCTCTATTCCGAGCGCTCGCGCATCTTCGAGAACCTCGGCCTGGTCAGCCTGAAACTCAACAATCGCGCACAAGCCAAGGAATTCTTCGAAAAGGCCATCCGCCTGAATCGCAATTCCACGGGCGCTCTGCTCGAATTGGCCGACCTGAACTACCAGGACCGCGAGTACGTACCCGCTCGCGCGTTCTACGAGGAATACCTCAAGCGGGGCCCGCAGACCGCGCGCAGCCTGCTGCTGGGGATTCGACTGGCAAAGATCTACGACGACCGGGATACCGCTGCCAGCTACGGGCTGCAACTCAAGCGCCTGTATCCCGCTTCTCCTGAATACCAGGCATACCAGGCGGATAAATGA
- a CDS encoding pyridoxal phosphate-dependent aminotransferase, producing the protein MLTSKLPNVGTTIFTRMSQLAAQSGALNLSQGFPDFPAPAPLLEAVASHVLAGHNQYSPMTGLPALREQVAAKVAAFYGRQVSADAEVTIVPGATEGIFCAVQALIRAGDEAIVLDPCYDSYEPSVELAGGRCVHVALSQPDFRIDWQRLADAITPRTRLIFLNSPHNPSGALIDRADLDRLAGLIRDREIYVISDEVYEHLIYDGVQHASVLAHDELYPRAFVVSSFGKTYHVTGWKTGYVVAPPALSAEMRKIHQYVNFCGVTPLQHALADFMAAHPEHLRELPGFYQAKRDLFCDLLEGSRFRFQRAAGTYFQVVDYSAIRPDLDDVAMSEWLTTEHGVAAIPVSVFYQQAPANMRLVRFCFAKKEETLRQAAERLCAI; encoded by the coding sequence ATGCTCACCAGCAAACTGCCGAATGTCGGCACCACCATCTTCACCCGCATGTCCCAGCTCGCCGCGCAAAGCGGAGCGCTGAACCTCTCCCAGGGTTTCCCGGACTTTCCCGCACCCGCACCGCTGCTCGAAGCGGTAGCCAGCCATGTGCTGGCCGGGCACAACCAGTACAGCCCGATGACCGGCCTGCCAGCGCTGCGCGAACAGGTGGCGGCCAAGGTGGCCGCGTTCTATGGCCGCCAGGTCAGTGCCGACGCCGAGGTCACCATCGTCCCCGGCGCCACCGAAGGCATCTTCTGTGCGGTACAGGCGCTGATCCGCGCCGGTGACGAAGCCATCGTCCTCGACCCTTGCTACGACAGCTACGAGCCTTCGGTAGAGCTGGCCGGCGGCCGCTGCGTGCACGTTGCGCTGAGCCAGCCGGATTTCCGCATCGACTGGCAGCGCCTGGCCGATGCCATCACCCCGCGCACGCGCCTGATCTTCCTCAACAGCCCGCACAACCCCAGCGGCGCGCTGATCGACCGCGCGGACCTGGATCGCCTCGCCGGGCTGATCCGCGACCGCGAGATCTACGTGATCAGCGATGAGGTCTACGAGCACCTGATCTACGACGGCGTGCAGCACGCCAGCGTGCTGGCCCATGACGAGCTGTACCCGCGCGCCTTTGTCGTCAGCTCCTTCGGCAAGACCTATCACGTCACCGGCTGGAAGACCGGCTACGTGGTGGCGCCGCCGGCGCTATCGGCGGAGATGCGCAAGATCCACCAGTACGTGAACTTCTGCGGCGTGACGCCGCTGCAGCACGCCCTGGCCGATTTCATGGCCGCGCACCCCGAGCACCTGCGCGAGCTGCCGGGCTTCTACCAGGCCAAGCGCGACCTGTTCTGCGACCTGCTGGAAGGCTCGCGCTTCCGCTTCCAGCGTGCTGCCGGCACCTACTTCCAGGTGGTGGATTACTCGGCGATCCGCCCGGACCTCGATGACGTCGCCATGTCCGAATGGCTGACCACCGAGCACGGCGTGGCCGCGATCCCGGTTTCCGTGTTCTACCAGCAGGCGCCGGCGAACATGCGCCTGGTGCGCTTCTGCTTCGCCAAGAAAGAGGAGACGCTGCGCCAGGCAGCGGAACGACTATGCGCGATCTAA